A region of the Litchfieldia alkalitelluris genome:
TTGCACATGGTCTAAATAAAAAAGTTTATGTAGCTGTCAATGCTTTATTTCATAATGATAAAATTGATGATTTATATGAATACCTTCCGTACTTACAATCCCTGAATGCTGATGGAGTAATCTTTGGGGACCCTGCAGTATTAATGGTTGCAAAAGAAGTAGCACCACACCTAAAGCTACATTGGAACACTGAAATGACAGCAACCAACTGGTTTACCTGTAATTATTGGGGCAAAAAAGGTGCAAAAAGAGCTGTTGTAGCTCGTGAATTAAATATGGATGCAATTGTAGAAATTAAAGAAAATGCCGAGGTCGAGATTGAAGTCCAAGTTCATGGCATGACAAATATGTTCCAGTCAAAGCGTTCATTAATTGGGAACTACTTTGAGTATCAAGGAACAATAATGGAGATTGAAAACCGTAAGCAAGAAAAAAATATGTTTTTATATGATAAAGAACGTGACAACAAATATCCAATTTTTGAAGACGAAAATGGAACACATATTATGAGTCCTAATGATATTTGCATTATTGATGAGCTTGAGGAAATGATCGATGCTGGGATTGATAGCTTTAAAATTGATGGTATTTTAAAATCCTCAGAATATTTAGTTGAGGTTACAAGACGTTATCGAAAAGCCATTGACCTCTGTGTCAACGATCGTGATCAATATGAAGTAATTAAGGATGATTTATTAAAGGAGTTAGAAGAACTTCAGCCACCCAATCGTCCATTAGATACAGGATTCTTTTTCAAGGAAACAGTTTATTAATTTGCCATCAAACATCTAAACACGATTATATTAGGATATCGCGGAGAGAAAAAAGCAACTTGATTAATTAGTACAAGGAGGAACGTTCATGGCAACAGTGATGCATGATAAAATTTCACAAATTATTGATGGGAAACGTGTGATTGTGAAAAAGCCTGAGTTATTAGCTCCAGCTGGAAGTCTAGAAAAGCTGAAGATTGCAGTTCATTACGGAGCAGATGCAGTGTTTATTGGTGGCAAAGAGTTTGGGCTTCGCTCAGGTGCTGATAATTTTTCATTAGAAGAAATGGCAGAGGGAGTTCAATTCGCTAATAAGTATGGAGCGAAAATCTATGTAACAACAAATATATTTGCTCATAACGAAAATATGGATGGCTTAGATGAGTATTTGGAAGGGTTACAATCCGCTGGTGTAACAGGGATTATCGTAGCCGACCCACTAATAATTGAAACCTGTCGCAAGGTTGCTCCAAAATTAGAAGTTCATTTAAGTACACAGCAATCTCTTTCAAACTGGAAGGCAGTGCAGTTTTGGAAGGAAGAAGGACTTGAAAGAGTCGTATTGGCACGAGAAACGAGTGCAGAAGAAGTTCGTGAAATGAAAGAGAAAGTTGACATTGAAATAGAAGCTTTTATTCACGGTGCAATGTGTATTGCCTACTCAGGCCGTTGTACATTAAGTAACCATATGACTGCACGTGATTCAAACCGTGGCGGGTGTTGTCAATCATGTCGTTGGGATTATGATTTATATCAAATGGATGCTGCTCAAGCTGAAAATCCGTTATTTAATGAAGGCGATGCTGCGTTTGCAATGAGCCCGAAAGATTTAAAATTAATTGAATCGATTCCTAGAATGATTGAACTAGGTGTAGATAGTTTGAAAATTGAAGGCCGTATGAAATCAATTCACTATGTTGCGACAGTTGTAAGTGTATACCGTAAAGTAATTGATGCATATTGTGCAGATCCAGAGAACTTTAAAATAAAGCAAGAATGGCTTGAAGAGCTTGATAAATGTGCAAACAGAGAAACTGCTCCGGCATTCTTTGAGGGTGTACCAGGTTTTAAAGAGCAAATGTTTGGAAACCATAGCAAGAAGACCACTTATGATTTTGTTGGACTCGTGTTAGACTATAACGAAGAAACAGAAATCGTAACATTGCAACAACGAAACTTTTTCAAGCCAGGAAATGAAGTTGAATTCTTTGGTCCTGAAATCGAAAACTTTAAGATGGTCATTGATAAAATTTGGGATGAAGAAGGACAGGAACTTGATGCAGCGCGTCATCCACTACAAATTGTTAAGTTTAAAATTGACAAGCCAGTATTCCCGAATAACATGATGCGAAAGGGGAACTGAGAAAACATGGTTAAAAAGCCAATTGTTATTGGCATTGCAGGTGGTTCAGGCTCTGGTAAGACAAGTGTTACTAAAGCAATATATGAACATTTCCAAGGTCAATCAATCTTAATGATTGAGCAAGATTTTTATTATAAAGATCAAAGTCATATTTCCTTTGAGGATCGTTTAAATACGAACTATGACCATCCGTTAGCGTTTGATAATGACTTGCTTATAGAGCATATCAACCATTTACTGGATTATAAAGCAGTGAATAAGCCAGTATATGATTACAAGAATCATACACGTTCTGATCAAGTAATCCACGTTGATCCAAAGGATGTAATTATTTTAGAAGGTATTTTAGTTCTAGAAGATGAGCGTCTTCGTAATTTAATGGATATTAAGCTCTTTGTTGATACAGATGCCGACTTGCGTATCCTAAGAAGAATGTTAAGAGATATTAATGATCGCGGACGTACAATTGAATCAGTGATCGAACAATATGTTACAGTTGTAAGACCAATGCATAATCAATTTATTGAACCAACCAAAAGATATGCAGATTTAATCATACCTGAAGGTGGACAAAATCACATCGCGATTGATTTAATGGTCACAAAAATTCAAACAATTCTTGAACAAAATTCCATTTTGTAATAACATATCATAGACAAGTTACATTTTTGACAGCTGAAAATGGGGAAAAGTAAGATCAAGTCCCTTGTTTGATGGAAAGGCAACGTATCAATTTCCCTAAATTATACGATTTGCTCTTTCCTATTCTCATACATGTCAAAAAAAGTGTAATAATAATAAAATACATAGATAAAACAATCAGTAATTCTAGGGCGAGTGATTGTAATACACAGAAGGAGTGAAGGGATTATGGCAATCGAGAAAGTATTTCCAATGACAGAAGCTGGAAAACAAAAATTAGAGCAAGAGCTTGAACAATTAAAGACCGTTAAACGTAAAGAGGTTGTTGAACGTATAAAAATCGCAAGAAGCTTTGGAGACTTATCAGAGAACTCTGAATATGATTCTGCTAAGGAAGAACAAGCATTTGTTGAAGGACGTATCACAACTCTTGAGAATATGATTCGTAATGCAAAAATCATCGAAGAAAATGCAGATAACTCAAATGTAGTATCCCTAGGGAAAACGGTAACATTTGTTGAATTACCTGATGGTGAAGAAGAAACATATACAATCGTGGGTAGTGCTGAAGCAGATCCATTTGAAGGGAAAATCTCAAACGATTCACCAATCGCAAAAAGCTTAATTGGTAAGTCAGTTGATGATCAAGTAACAGTCCAAACTCCTGGTGGAGAAATGCTAGTAAGAATCGTCTCAGTTGGCTAAATCATAGTCAAATTAGGTATTTTCAGGATAGTTATTAAAAAATAAATAAACAATTTGTTTTAAAAAGAAAACACCTCGTCGACACTGGTTAACGAGGTGTTTTTTTATGAGAAAAATAAAAAACCGAATGATATTTATACTTATACTAATCACGTTAATCCTAACTGGTTTAGTAGGACGCCTAGTTCAACTTCAACTGGTGAGCACAGAATCATTTACTTCTGAAGATATAAACCTTATCGAGGCAAGTGTTTCACAGCGCTCACAAGAAATTGTCATAGACCAAGGCAGAGGACGTTTTATTGATCGACACTCCGAAGCACTAACACATGAATATTACCCAAGTCTTGTTCTCTTTCCATTCTTAAAAAATATTGATTGGCCGGTCGAACAGCTATCACAGATAATAGGTGTTCCTTCAAGTAAGATTATGGCCAGTATCATTGAGGCAAAAGAGCCGCTTGTTTACGGAGAAGAAAAGCCACTGGAGTTAACTGAGGGTCAAATGACTAGAATTAATGACCTTCAAATCCCTGGTGTATTTGCCATCTATCGGCAGTATGCAGTGGATGATAACATAGCAGAGCATTTACTTGGTATTGTGAGAGAAAATCATGAGCTACTTCAAAAGAGATACCCAGATAAACCTTATTTATCGTCTAGAACCAAATTGGGCGTAACTGGTCTTCAAGCTGCATTTGATGAGTTTCTTATACCTGAAGGAGAAGCAAAATTACTTTATCACGTAGCAGGGGATGGAAATCCACTGTTTGGAATAGATGTGAAATATACTGCTCCAGCTAATCCTTATTATCCAGTATCAATTAAAACCACTTTAGACAGAGAGATGCAAGAACTTGCAGAGCAGTTAGTACAGCAACATGGCCTTATAAAAGGAGGATTAGTATTATTAGATATCGAGACTTCTGATATTCTAGCAATGGTTAGTGCACCAACTATTAACCAATCAAATCCATTTGGAGATGGAAGTGCTCAAAATCTCATGCTTCAACCACACTTTCCTGGCTCTGTTTTTAAAACAGTGACTGCAGCTGCGGTAATTGAAAAAAACATTGATCTTAAAGGGAGAACTTTTAATTGCGACTTAGATTTATACGGTGAAGCTAACCCGATTTACAAGCTAGGTGTTCTCGATTTTAGAGAAAGCTTTGCGAAAAGCTGTAACTATACTTTCTCAACTCTTGCAGAGGAATTAATCACAGATGATAGTGATGTAATCGAAGAATATTCGGCAAAGCTTGGTTTAATAGATCCTGTTGGTTGGCATGGAGATGTGTTTAGGCTTCAGGATTTCAAACAATTTGCTACTGAATATGAGGGTGCTATATGGGGTGATGAAAAGGATAAATCAGTACCCCGGGCAATCGCGCAAATTTCAGTGGGTCAGAAAGATGTCAGAATCACACCATTAGCAATTGCTAATATGATGGCTACTATTGCTCGTGGTGGTGAAAAGAAACAAGTGAGAGCTGTTACAGATGTGTTGTACAAAAATGGTACTAACCTTTTTTCGTTCCCTGAACAAAAGATAAAGGATGATCAACAAATTTCACCTTATACAGCTATGCAGCTTCAAGAGTTACTGCGAGAAGTTGTGAAATCTGGGACAGGTACAAAGTTTCAATCCTTACCCTATGAGGTTGCAGGGAAATCTGGGACCGCTGAAATAGGGAAAATGGTGAACAAAGAGCACTTGGTTAACAAATGGTTTGCTGGATACTTTCCAGTTGAAACGCCTAAATATGCCTTAGTGGTTGTGGATTTAGAGCAGGTTTCACGACTATCACCTACTAACGATATTTATTATGATATGGTCAATGGCATACATAAGTTAGATCAGTCACAAGAGGGAGTACAAGAGAGTTAATCACCTGTAAATATATTAGAACTTTTAAGTAAATAAAAAAAATGGTTCATCAAATGGGCAACTGATGATAAAATAAGGAGGGAAAAAGAGACAGGAGGGAACATTCTTTGGGATATGATTTAGAAAAGTTATATGTAGGACCTCGGTCAGAAAAACTTCATAAAAGAAGAAAAGTTAATCGCATTCTTAATCTATTAATTATATTTGTATTTGCATTAATTCTCTTTTTTGGATGGAGACTATTTTTTTCTAATGCGAATCAAGCAGGAACTGCTGAACAACCATCGACGTCTGAACAGACCCAACCAGCTTCAGACGGGGAAGACAATTCAGCAGTTGTTGATGACTCTGATAATGAGGAAACAGCTGAAACTAGTGAACCAAGCGAAGAAGAATTAGAGGAAACAACTGCACCTGAAAGTGAATCTTCTGAGCATGAAACTGTGACTGATGGCGACCCAGATTCAAATATCATTCGCTCGATTGTAAATAATGCTTGGACTCCCATTGGAACAAAGCAAGAGGGGACTCATACTGTGAATTATGAAAAAGGTTCTGCTGACCGTAATGAAATGGAGCAAGCAATCGGCTACGCAACAGGAAAGAACCAAGAAGACCTGACTGTATGGCAATTATCACGCAATGGTGAACATCAAGTGGCTGCTACTGTTTCAACAAAGGATAATTCTCATATTTACCGTGTCTATATCGAGTGGGTTGATAAAGAAGGCTGGAAGCCAATAAAAATTGACGAATTAAGAAAGAATGATAGCGAATACTATACTGGTGAGTAACCTTAATACATTAGATAACAAAAGTGTAGAGCTAGTAGCCTCTACACTTTTTGCATTCTCTATGTGCTCAGAGAAAAGAATTTTAAGATTTTGCTTTAAAATGAACGACTGCACTGAAAAACTTGCGACCGTCCTCATCAATATGCATTTGATGCGTAACACCATGAACGCCAAGCATGATTGCTTTATTATGCTCAATCTGTTCATTCACTTTTTTTTCTAGTGTTTTTAAATCAAATGCCTCAAAGAATTCTATTTTATCTTGGATAAAATCAAGTTTGAATTCCATATATCACACTTCCCTACTTAGTAATTTATGAGATTTAGTATATGATATCATGTTGATGTTGAAAAGCTTAATGTATTGGAATGTTTAAAGAGTTCATAAGAAGGGTATTAAATAACATATAGAAATAATTGAAAATGATTCGACAAATATGGCGGTTTATTGACAATTGATGGTAAAATAGTTTTTGTTGAGGAACTATTCGAACATGAAGAAACAATTATAATCCACTTGATGTAGTAAACCGTAAATTGAAATCATAAAATCAAACAATGAAAGGTGATCGGGATGAAACTAGCAATTATTGGAGCAATGGAAGAAGAAGTAGAAATATTAAGAGAACAATTAGAAAATAGAGAATCAATCGAGATTGCAGGCTGTGAGTTTTCAACAGGTACTTTAAATGGACAGGAGATTGTTGTATTAAAATCAGGCATCGGAAAAGTAAATGCTGCTTTATCAACCAGTATTTTATTACAGCAGTTTAAGCCTGCATACGTTATTAACACAGGATCAGCAGGTGGTTATTTAGAATCATTAAATGTTGGCGATGTTGTCATCTCATCAGAAGTTTGTCATCATGATGTAGATGTAACAGCATTTGGATATGAATATGGACAAGTTCCAGGTCTTCCTGCAGCTTTCGAAGCGGATGCTAAACTTGTTGAAGTCGCCCAGAAGGCCGCACAGCGAGTATCAGACGTTCAAGTAGCAACAGGATTAATCGCTACTGGGGACTCATTTATGAATGATCCTGGACGTGTTGAATTTGTAAGAAATCAATTTAACGATTTGTATGCAGTTGAAATGGAAGCTGCAGCAATTGCTCAGGTATGTTATCAATTTAGAATTCCATTTGTGGTTATTCGTTCATTATCAGATATTGCGGGTAAAGAGTCAGATGTATCTTTTGATCAATTCTTAAAAACAGCTGCTCGTAATTCTTCAGATTTAGTCTTGAAAATGGTTGCAGAGATAAAAAATTCAATCCAGTAATGTAATAAACAAGTGTCCGTATACAGTGGACACTTGTTTTTTTATAGCAATCTCTGATTGATTAATGGAGAAATTTACATCCATTCACCTTAAAAAGAGTGTGTTATGATAGAAAAGAAGTTTGGCAATTTTTTAGAAGGTGGATGAAAAAGATGGAATTAGATAAAGTAAAAGATTTGCAAGCGAAAATTGCTGATTTTAAAAGGTTTGCCTTTATATTAATTGCTGTTAGCGTGTTTTTATATATTGGAGTACTTATTCCAAATGAAGGAAAAACATCTCTACAGATGTATACATTAATGGGAACTACAGTCATGTTTCTAAGTACTGCATTTATTCTATTCAAAACAGTCATTTCATATAAACGTGAATTAAATCAGCTTGAAGATTAAAAAACTCTTCCTTGTTTTTAGGAAGAGTTTTTTTGTGTCCACAAGGGATGGAAAAAAATATCAATTAAATGCATATTTAGGGTTTACAAAGGTATTGTAGTTGGATATAATTACCTTTGTAGGAAAGATTATCATCTAAAAAAGGAGGTCGAAGTAAATGATCAAATCAACTGGAATCAAACCATGTGTAACATCTGTTCAAACAATTATATATTCAGCATCCTATTCGACCGACCCGGTGATGAGTCTGTTAAAGTAAGAATCCGTAATTTAAATTCTAACACACCGCCACAGGAAGAATAGTCTCTCTGTGGCGTTTTTATGTCTTTTTATACCACAGGGAGTTATATCTATTCCTGTGGTTTTTTGTGTGCTTTTTTTGGAGGTGAAATAATAATGAACTTAAACCTATTCTTTTTAACCATTACTATTAAGAAAAGAAATGTACCGATGGAAGAGTACGTCCATGAGGAAAATGTCCAAAGGATGTATGAGCAAATGAAAGAACGTCAATATACAATGATAAATAATTATTAGTCAAAATAATGATAATAATTAGTTAGCAAAAATCACAGAAAGGAAGTTTTATATGACACTGAATTTATTTTTCTTAACAATTTCAATCACCAAACGTCATGAATCGATAGAAGAAATAGAGCATTATGAAAATGTCAATAAGATGTATGAAGAAATGAAATGAAAGACCGTCAATATAAGATGTTTAATATTTATTAATACTTGTGTAAATAAGAAAGTGAAAGGAGAGGAATGGAAATGACTTTAAATTTATTCTTTTTAACGATCTCAATTAAAAAACGTCATGAATCTATAGAAGAAATTGAACACTATGAAAACGTCAATAAGATGTACGAAGAAATGAAAAACCGTCAGTTTTATAACTACCATTTGTAATTACTGGAAGTAAGGTAAATAAGTAAGTGTTTTATAAAAATTAGAAAGGTGGTAATGAAAATGATTAAAAGAAAATTAATTTTTACAAATTGGCTGCTTGTGGAGAAAGATTCCACCTAACTGATTTTGACATAAGGAGGAATACTGAGATGCTATCGT
Encoded here:
- a CDS encoding peptidase U32 family protein — its product is MKKPELLLTPTAVQDIEKLAEAGADAFVIGEQRFGLRLAGDFSKEEVKQAIEVAHGLNKKVYVAVNALFHNDKIDDLYEYLPYLQSLNADGVIFGDPAVLMVAKEVAPHLKLHWNTEMTATNWFTCNYWGKKGAKRAVVARELNMDAIVEIKENAEVEIEVQVHGMTNMFQSKRSLIGNYFEYQGTIMEIENRKQEKNMFLYDKERDNKYPIFEDENGTHIMSPNDICIIDELEEMIDAGIDSFKIDGILKSSEYLVEVTRRYRKAIDLCVNDRDQYEVIKDDLLKELEELQPPNRPLDTGFFFKETVY
- a CDS encoding peptidase U32 family protein: MATVMHDKISQIIDGKRVIVKKPELLAPAGSLEKLKIAVHYGADAVFIGGKEFGLRSGADNFSLEEMAEGVQFANKYGAKIYVTTNIFAHNENMDGLDEYLEGLQSAGVTGIIVADPLIIETCRKVAPKLEVHLSTQQSLSNWKAVQFWKEEGLERVVLARETSAEEVREMKEKVDIEIEAFIHGAMCIAYSGRCTLSNHMTARDSNRGGCCQSCRWDYDLYQMDAAQAENPLFNEGDAAFAMSPKDLKLIESIPRMIELGVDSLKIEGRMKSIHYVATVVSVYRKVIDAYCADPENFKIKQEWLEELDKCANRETAPAFFEGVPGFKEQMFGNHSKKTTYDFVGLVLDYNEETEIVTLQQRNFFKPGNEVEFFGPEIENFKMVIDKIWDEEGQELDAARHPLQIVKFKIDKPVFPNNMMRKGN
- the udk gene encoding uridine kinase, which translates into the protein MVKKPIVIGIAGGSGSGKTSVTKAIYEHFQGQSILMIEQDFYYKDQSHISFEDRLNTNYDHPLAFDNDLLIEHINHLLDYKAVNKPVYDYKNHTRSDQVIHVDPKDVIILEGILVLEDERLRNLMDIKLFVDTDADLRILRRMLRDINDRGRTIESVIEQYVTVVRPMHNQFIEPTKRYADLIIPEGGQNHIAIDLMVTKIQTILEQNSIL
- the greA gene encoding transcription elongation factor GreA gives rise to the protein MAIEKVFPMTEAGKQKLEQELEQLKTVKRKEVVERIKIARSFGDLSENSEYDSAKEEQAFVEGRITTLENMIRNAKIIEENADNSNVVSLGKTVTFVELPDGEEETYTIVGSAEADPFEGKISNDSPIAKSLIGKSVDDQVTVQTPGGEMLVRIVSVG
- a CDS encoding peptidoglycan D,D-transpeptidase FtsI family protein gives rise to the protein MRKIKNRMIFILILITLILTGLVGRLVQLQLVSTESFTSEDINLIEASVSQRSQEIVIDQGRGRFIDRHSEALTHEYYPSLVLFPFLKNIDWPVEQLSQIIGVPSSKIMASIIEAKEPLVYGEEKPLELTEGQMTRINDLQIPGVFAIYRQYAVDDNIAEHLLGIVRENHELLQKRYPDKPYLSSRTKLGVTGLQAAFDEFLIPEGEAKLLYHVAGDGNPLFGIDVKYTAPANPYYPVSIKTTLDREMQELAEQLVQQHGLIKGGLVLLDIETSDILAMVSAPTINQSNPFGDGSAQNLMLQPHFPGSVFKTVTAAAVIEKNIDLKGRTFNCDLDLYGEANPIYKLGVLDFRESFAKSCNYTFSTLAEELITDDSDVIEEYSAKLGLIDPVGWHGDVFRLQDFKQFATEYEGAIWGDEKDKSVPRAIAQISVGQKDVRITPLAIANMMATIARGGEKKQVRAVTDVLYKNGTNLFSFPEQKIKDDQQISPYTAMQLQELLREVVKSGTGTKFQSLPYEVAGKSGTAEIGKMVNKEHLVNKWFAGYFPVETPKYALVVVDLEQVSRLSPTNDIYYDMVNGIHKLDQSQEGVQES
- a CDS encoding YrrS family protein, yielding MGYDLEKLYVGPRSEKLHKRRKVNRILNLLIIFVFALILFFGWRLFFSNANQAGTAEQPSTSEQTQPASDGEDNSAVVDDSDNEETAETSEPSEEELEETTAPESESSEHETVTDGDPDSNIIRSIVNNAWTPIGTKQEGTHTVNYEKGSADRNEMEQAIGYATGKNQEDLTVWQLSRNGEHQVAATVSTKDNSHIYRVYIEWVDKEGWKPIKIDELRKNDSEYYTGE
- a CDS encoding YrzA family protein; this translates as MEFKLDFIQDKIEFFEAFDLKTLEKKVNEQIEHNKAIMLGVHGVTHQMHIDEDGRKFFSAVVHFKAKS
- the mtnN gene encoding 5'-methylthioadenosine/S-adenosylhomocysteine nucleosidase, translated to MKLAIIGAMEEEVEILREQLENRESIEIAGCEFSTGTLNGQEIVVLKSGIGKVNAALSTSILLQQFKPAYVINTGSAGGYLESLNVGDVVISSEVCHHDVDVTAFGYEYGQVPGLPAAFEADAKLVEVAQKAAQRVSDVQVATGLIATGDSFMNDPGRVEFVRNQFNDLYAVEMEAAAIAQVCYQFRIPFVVIRSLSDIAGKESDVSFDQFLKTAARNSSDLVLKMVAEIKNSIQ
- a CDS encoding YrhC family protein — translated: MELDKVKDLQAKIADFKRFAFILIAVSVFLYIGVLIPNEGKTSLQMYTLMGTTVMFLSTAFILFKTVISYKRELNQLED
- a CDS encoding YrzI family small protein, encoding MNLNLFFLTITIKKRNVPMEEYVHEENVQRMYEQMKERQYTMINNY
- a CDS encoding YrzI family small protein; its protein translation is MTLNLFFLTISITKRHESIEEIEHYENVNKMYEEMK
- a CDS encoding YrzI family small protein → MTLNLFFLTISIKKRHESIEEIEHYENVNKMYEEMKNRQFYNYHL